From the genome of Nocardia sp. NBC_01503, one region includes:
- a CDS encoding helix-turn-helix domain-containing protein: MAVSSKTSVSRMDFGNFMERLRKRAGKNATAAGLHLGEVSRFVIGRLEEGVPTKLTTPQVESLLWFYRATDNEREEALALWADIKRQEKVARAEGGVGKGFWTEYTDQIAPNFSKFLRLEELANRMVAYHPVIFPGLLQGPDYRRSIIKIDNPELSAVDVERRLELTALRQNRLGEKGFRVEVLVSEAAVRNQVGRPDIMAAQLEWLTSWSEHENVSLRLIEFKEIAHRGLTIQPFTRLEFAPGLSGLTKPPVVYVEGAFSIGYHERDDVIDKYDTAISTMRGVALTEEGTRELLARMMKEYKA; encoded by the coding sequence ATGGCCGTATCGAGTAAAACGTCCGTTTCTCGAATGGATTTCGGGAATTTCATGGAACGGCTACGCAAGCGCGCAGGCAAGAACGCTACGGCTGCCGGTCTGCACCTCGGCGAGGTATCGCGATTCGTCATCGGGCGTTTGGAAGAGGGTGTGCCGACCAAGCTGACAACCCCTCAGGTGGAAAGCCTGCTGTGGTTCTATCGTGCCACCGACAACGAGCGGGAAGAGGCGTTGGCGCTTTGGGCTGATATCAAGCGCCAGGAGAAGGTCGCGAGGGCTGAAGGTGGTGTGGGAAAAGGCTTTTGGACTGAGTACACCGATCAGATAGCGCCCAACTTTTCGAAGTTCCTGAGGTTGGAGGAGCTTGCCAACCGGATGGTCGCCTACCATCCGGTGATCTTCCCCGGATTGCTCCAGGGTCCCGACTACAGGCGGTCAATCATCAAGATCGACAACCCGGAATTGTCGGCCGTCGACGTGGAGCGCCGGCTCGAGCTGACCGCGCTGCGTCAGAATCGTCTGGGCGAGAAGGGGTTTCGGGTCGAAGTATTGGTATCCGAAGCTGCCGTGCGTAATCAGGTTGGTCGTCCCGACATCATGGCCGCACAGCTCGAATGGCTCACTTCGTGGAGTGAGCACGAAAATGTGAGCCTTCGGCTGATCGAGTTCAAGGAGATCGCGCATCGAGGGCTCACGATTCAGCCGTTTACACGTCTCGAGTTCGCCCCCGGCCTGAGCGGACTCACCAAGCCGCCCGTGGTGTACGTCGAGGGGGCATTCAGCATCGGGTACCACGAACGGGACGACGTGATCGACAAATATGACACGGCGATCTCCACGATGCGGGGGGTAGCGTTGACGGAAGAGGGCACCAGGGAGCTCCTGGCACGAATGATGAAGGAGTACAAGGCGTGA